In one window of Oncorhynchus kisutch isolate 150728-3 linkage group LG16, Okis_V2, whole genome shotgun sequence DNA:
- the LOC109879358 gene encoding striated muscle preferentially expressed protein kinase-like isoform X2 has product MSTNPKKMAEGGTHLSPGIPSKRAKVSQDQVVPDTGDPGRTPPVFLRKLRKAAVGTGCDIRLRVSVGGQPAPSLFWYRNNDLLAPPGEKDVGGLWIRDCKASDAGLYTCVASNCLGEAQSSALLAVMDLGEDSETTEDEATEPQVPIETKEGPGGRHQDKAGRRVPAGEGCRMMDSSPDRRATLPGGHDPVVERELMALGSRPPGAQDPTHPGRIPSPSLPQTQTGPSFSPASPQSSQTVSQPTTSLSSHKNSVITHSTQDPSLGGAVVKNKKLPGMFSGASSHTSSSGSSGGKTPKLVRAAPKIFDKIKEFEQKVSEVSAGVRSGRSFGRAASCDLEGVSKEEGTSQPDAAASRRSTFGKKRASSLEDKPSYQQRVQSFQNKFTEELARIKKLVGRPNLKKAYSTEQLPQMERQSVGELEPIPPQVVKKLEERAKVLEERGLLGKSIEESVSTRKSSQSHEKGLTDQRNVPQREQHDSVSASAQPSESKSVGKGSVSMETVLVNQLPGQRSPSSRVTRKSPTREGLRSSPTVVKPPHTAEEQPPVSPTPKRPLADKELEQPPPRMDHPGSPTPTTQRAPPTYPKGPSSPKELEKPLHHRRPPSPRSPSPTMQRGPSPTNAKEPASAYPPKPPRLSPTPISTPSISPLTKRRKGEPGRMSPSLKMTIPTILVEDELMEMEEEEAGEKREREKTRRAGKKEGRASKTQKKGKVSGKSWESQPMSPETGDNSDDSYMSADEGPAEKPAFERPLGDTIATSGSEVLLKCVITGSPLPIVTWKKSDVLIRSSPSHVVRAEGEQHSLLITQMRSGDAGTYCVTADNAAGKASCNATLYIKSELTQVHGGKPSSLPLVEVTSPLQSDEEYLSPLEEVMEIGEPPSRGVGPQSKYAFFKDPPSFQAALNDHGVTEGQEVTMSVKVRGQPKPMVYWLRDKVTLKTNGRFIVRETEDGRSEMIITSAQRSDAGLYTCKIINEYGTKQSECKLEVKASPAQEALAIIREVRDVAVTAGESAMFECHMTGPLDVEVDWLSNGKLVQPALLNCKMTFNGKRCRLLLNSVHEDDSGTYTCKLSTAKEELTSSAHLKVTPTREPLFTRNLDILEVIEGRTARFDCKVSGSPPPIVTWNHFENPVEESENVRLLQEGGRYSLVITHVSSDTEGFYTAVAKNAHGKAESTAELYTQEPRPAISSHMAKLEKMPSIAEEPEVLESEVEQEQRTMPDFVKPLADLEMIEGKEAALKCKVAGLPYPTIAWYHNGKKIHSTDDRKMTQHRDVHSLVIRCVCHGHGGVYKSVISNKVGKAACYAHLYITDIVPDPPDGPPVVESITGKTITLSWRKPKRLDTSIDGSSLMYAVQQQPLGSIQWSIIATNLRETTYTVTGLSKGVRYAFRVLAATAKLLSKPSPSTDLVQLMDRGPYQRKAPIILDKPDVVYVVENQSVSITLTLNHVNTVVTWKRRGVVLLNKPGMFEMSMPDDDQHTLKIQRVKSTDTGQLVCTANNQFGSDLCTILLAMAVRPKFESIMEDLEIHVGETSRFAVVVEGQPDPDILWYKDDTLLSESSHFTFVYDDTECSLVVLNARPEDSGVYTCTAKNLAGQISCKAELTVHKVRKEVEPMEDEGSILRKMRRLTDYYDVHKEIGRGAFSYVKRVSEKKGKVEYAAKFVSARAKRKALALREMNLLSELNHEKILSFHDAFEKKNMVVIITELCHEELLDRMTKKTTVMESEIRSSIQQVLEGVSYLHQKDIAHLDIKPENILMAGRHSDKIRICDFGNAVKLGTNEAHYCKYGTPEFVAPEIVNQTPVSKATDIWPIGVITYLCLTGVSPFAGENDRCTVLNIRNQNVAFEESMFADLCREAKGFVIKLLVADRLRPNATESLRHPWFKTSIKDKSINTAILKQVLSRRRWQRSLISYKSKMVMRSIPELLNDSSNHISIAVARHLKEGSPPPSSSSDSDQDVDELPFIPMPLSMVFSGSRVSLNEIPGDEDVTGLPSRDNGTVEGAWLTRHREQPIEEVVSKKEVKELGRSRGTRKRVTTEEDGGSSEEEKTAVKTKRVPMKKGSSVEEDDTQLKSRRATMRRGSSADSALLLHIEPEEGAVEEGKEDNGKKSLKKAVSMELPNRSPSPGAAKMSQEDYALKLELMRQRLLRGGNSKSGLRGPLLETLGMDDERRTSSLDRNLRRSRVGAPERSLARAASTESAVEDTSKSKMVQKSSSFSQGDSEPIPLHRQFGAPLEIPTSTSSHSTERRESAERTQGIERNSQGKDLQEATSISAITEQTRLDSRPYSHGPSSSIQPTLAKEDQRAREKPEEKMKSKSEETSERDEEMERRTKAQERVDRHESKREISQGRSPTVLAPVIVIEEEDTEEDEQKDKQEIELKKEEVKAKGCDSPRVTPTGKTSAYANVMQTIVVPSGKPDSSQRSQSTPSPTFPEHPAVFAKVATERPTSPTISTSSSTVPVRPTTSRQPTTPLRTDIKDIDSEEVFESRFKKRESSLTRGLRRLTRTKSEEKSPTLPRKTGEGEEVYRPGRLGAPLEMVPQGLQEKSKSVQDLREVERDTGSLGIIGRFSMRTKRTPSIDKKEEKSKETEPAASKRRVSWAIGRSKSLDTTDLDNIEARREQEVRERKKMEESSVFAMRRKFENKVAGISASLRSKSEERKEEKEAKRRVEEEKSRKYAEEKDFKKVSDSPILAMRKKFENKVAGISGKVRSQSEDRKETEEEKPEGKKTPLFSRHRHSQSEGRGLKEMGIPENQLAKQTNKESKVSKESIGSASSLHSEKSKSQKSLTPETDRRSRWDRWGLGRSRKDKTPSQTDLPSAKDEGSSGSLQYSRTSSNFPPVFLIKLRDHVLLEGDPVTLSCLPAGSPHPQISWTKDKRPLEMDDRMSLISCPDGRQLVTIMKTSRRDAGLYECVASNPLASVTSSCTLSLACVPKRPGTPEVPQTYNNTALVLWKPADTKPPCSYSLERKTEGDANWLIIATGVADCYYNVTDLPPGGAFRFRVACVNKAGQGPYSNTSDKVSLDSTVGVSSPAVAIVKTISSPPSHPAPAATTLVTVIPKVKPAVMQPPGKTVSTVSPSSPSLTQTSLTFPAPTAALSPSTPSAPASPAITTPPTEPLTVTPTTPPTLPSPPVVKPPPFVLPKPQSPVNVVPPMTQTPPISPPLPLVTPPSTPTKPVMASVPTYATARMAPSLLPAPSFSPQVLQVSSLSPIGEGQGTPVRGTPRDRTTLKPGETALRQGVPQKPYTFLDEKARGRFGVVRECRENATGHVFMAKIIPYDQETKKSILQEYEILKSLHNDKVMTLHEAYVTPRYLVLVAEYCTGKELLHSLIDRFRYSEDDVVCYLVQLLQGLEYLHNRRVLHLDIKPDNVMVTNLNVIKIVDFGSAQNFNPLSLKQYNSGLGTLEYMSPEMVKGDVVGPPADIWSLGVLTYVMLSGRLPFQDKDPQQTETKIQIAKFDPTKLYPNVSQSASMFLKKMLSSYAWARLSTKDCFTHAWLQDSYLMKLRRQTLTFTTTKLKEFLGEHHRRRTEVATKHRVLLRSYSSSASSTTSTTPNLPK; this is encoded by the exons TCTCCAAAGAGGAGGGGACAAGCCAGCCGGATGCCGCGGCCTCGAGGCGCTCCACATTCGGAAAGAAGAGGGCCTCGTCTCTGGAGGACAAACCAAGCTACCAGCAGAGGGTCCAGAGCTTCCAGAACAAGTTCACAGAGGAGCTGGCCAGGATCAAGAAGCTGGTGGGGAGGCCCAACCTGAAAAAGGCCTACTCCACCGAGCAGTTGCCCCAGATGGAGAGACAGTCCGTGGGCGAGCTGGAGCCCATTCCCCCTCAGGTGGTCAAGAAGCTGGAAGAGAGGGCGAAGgtcctggaggagagaggactattAGGGAAGAGCATTGAAGAGAGTGTTTCAACCCGAAAATCATCCCAATCCCATGAGAAGGGTCTGACAGATCAAAGGAATGTTCCTCAACGGGAGCAGCATGATTCAGTTTCAGCGTCAGCTCAGCCGTCTGAGTCTAAAAGTGTGGGGAAAGGCTCTGTTTCCATGGAGACAGTACTGGTTAACCAGTTACCAGGACAACGATCACCCTCATCAAGAGTCACGCGGAAAAGCCCAACCAG GGAAGGCCTTCGGAGCTCTCCCACAGTGGTGAAGCCTCCACACACGGCCGAGGAACAACCACCTGTATCTCCAACACCCAAAAGGCCTTTGGCTGATAAAGAGCTGGAGCAGCCTCCACCCAGGATGGACCACCCCGGGTCTCCAACTCCTACCACACAAAGAGCACCGCCTACCTACCCCAAAGGGCCTTCCTCTCCTAAAGAGCTTGAGAAACCTCTACACCACCGCAGGCCTCCAAGCCCCAGGTCTCCAAGCCCCACCATGCAGAGAGGACCATCACCGACCAATGCCAAAGAGCCAGCCTCTGCCTATCCCCCCAAGCCACCACGGCTGTCCCCCACCCCGATCTCCACCCCTTCCATCAGCCCTCTAACgaagagaaggaagggagagcCAGGGAGGATGTCTCCCTCGCTGAAGATGACCATTCCTACCATCCTGGTGGAGGACGAGCTCATGGaaatggaagaggaggaggccggagagaagagagagagagaaaagacgagAAGAGCAGGGAAGAAGGAGGGCAGGGCTTCCAAGACTCAGAAGAAGGGAAAAGTCTCGGGAAAGTCTTGGGAAAGTCAGCCTATGTCTCCTGAGACAG GAGACAATTCAGATGACTCTTACATGTCGGCAGATGAGGGGCCAGCTGAGAAACCAGCTTTTGAGAGGCCCCTGGGGGACACCATCGCCACCTCTGGCTCTGAGGTCCTGCTCAAATGTGTCATCACTGGCAGCCCCCTCCCAATAG TGACTTGGAAGAAGAGTGACGTTCTGATAAGGAGCAGCCCGTCCCATGTGGTCAGGGCTGAGGGGGAGCAGCACTCCCTACTGATAACCCAGATGAGGTCTGGAGACGCTGGGACGTACTGCGTCACCGCTGACAACGCGGCAGGGAAAGCATCCTGCAACGCCACGCTCTACATCAAATCAG AGCTGACCCAGGTGCATGGTGGGAAGCCGAGCAGCTTGCCCCTGGTGGAGGTCACGAGTCCCCTCCAATCAGACGAGGAGTACCTGAGCCCCCTGGAGGAGGTCATGGAGATTGGAGAACCACCCTCACGAGGGGTGGGGCCACAGTCTAAATATGCCTTCTTCAAAGATCCTCCCTCCTTTCAG GCAGCACTGAATGACCACGGGGTGACAGAGGGACAGGAGGTTACCATGTCTGTCAAAGTCAGAGGACAGCCTAAACCTATGGTGTACTG GTTGAGGGACAAAGTGACCCTAAAAACCAATGGAAGATTCATTGTGCGTGAGACAGAGGACGGCCGCAGTGAAATGATCATAACTTCAGCACAGAGATCTGATGCAGGACTCTACACCTGCAAGATCATCAACGAATACGGAACCAAGCAGAGCGAATGCAAACTAGAGGTCAAAG CCTCCCCGGCACAGGAAGCCCTGGCCATCATCAGAGAGGTGCGAGACGTGGCAGTGACGGCCGGAGAGTCGGCCATGTTTGAGTGTCACATGACCGGGCCTCTGGATGTGGAGGTAGACTGGCTGTCCAATGGGAAACTGGTTCAGCCGGCACTCCTCAACTGCAAGATGACCTTTAACGGGAAGAG GTGCCGGCTGCTGTTAAACTCAGTACATGAAGACGACAGTGGAACCTACACCTGCAAGCTGAGCACTGCCAAAG AGGAGTTGACCTCCAGTGCCCACCTAAAGGTCACTCCCACCAGGGAGCCCCTGTTCACCCGCAATCTGGACATCCTGGAGGTCATAGAGGGTCGCACCGCCCGTTTTGATTGCAAGGTCAGCGGGTCCCCACCTCCCATCGTTACCTGGAACCATTTCG AAAACCCGGTGGAGGAGAGTGAGAATGTGCGTCTCCTGCAGGAAGGAGGCCGTTACTCATTGGTCATCACCCACGTCAGCAGCGACACGGAGGGCTTCTACACAGCCGTCGCTAAGAACGCACACGGAAAGGCGGAGTCCACAGCCGAACTCTACACGCAGGAACCGCGGCCCGCGATCTCTTCTCACAT GGCGAAGCTGGAGAAGATGCCTTCCATCGCTGAGGAGCCGGAGGTTCTGGAGAGCGAGGTGGAGCAGGAGCAGAGGACCATGCCTGACTTCGTCAAGCCCCTGGCTGACCTGGAGATGATCGAGGGGAAGGAGGCGGCGCTAAAGTGTAAGGTGGCGGGCCTGCCCTACCCCACCATCGCCTGGTACCACAACGGCAAGAAGATACACAGCACAGACGACAGGAAGATGACCCAGC acAGGGATGTCCACAGTCTGGTCATCCGCTGTGTGTGTCACGGCCACGGGGGCGTCTACAAGAGTGTCATCTCCAACAAAGTGGGGAAGGCAGCCTGCTATGCACACCTCTACATCACAG ATATTGTTCCTGATCCCCCCGATGGTCCTCCAGTGGTAGAGTCCATAACAGGGAAGACCATAACACTCAGCTGGAGGAAACCAAAGAGGCTTGACACTTCCATAG ATGGCAGTTCTTTGATGTATGCAGTGCAGCAGCAGCCTCTGGGTTCCATCCAGTGGAGCATCATAGCCACCAACCTGAGAGAGACCACCTACACAGTCACCGGTCTCTCCAAGGGAGTCCGCTATGCCTTCAGGGTCCTAGCGGCCACCGCCAAGCTCCTCAGCAAACCCTCCCCCTCCACTGACCTGGTGCAGCTCATGGATAGAG GTCCCTATCAGAGGAAAGCTCCCATCATCCTGGACAAGCCTGACGTTGTGTACGTGGTGGAGAACCAGTCCGTGAGCATCACCCTCACCCTTAACCACGTCAATACTGTGGTCACCtggaagaggaggggagtggtttTGCTCAACAAGCCAGGGATGTTTGAGATGAGCATGCCAGACGACGACCAACACACCCTAAAGATCCAGAGGGTGAAGAGCACTGACACTGGTCAGCTGGTCTGTACAGCCAACAACCAGTTTGGCAGCGACCTCTGTACCATCCTACTGGCCATGGCAG TGCGTCCTAAATTTGAGTCCATCATGGAGGACTTGGAAATACATGTAGGAGAGACATCTCGCTTTGCTGTGGTTGTCGAGGGACAACCCGATCCTGATATTCTGTGGTACAAG GATGACACTCTGCTGTCAGAGAGCAGTCACTTCACCTTTGTGTACGATGATACGGAGTGTTCCCTGGTGGTGCTGAACGCCCGGCCTGAGGACTCAGGGGTGTACACCTGCACCGCCAAGAACCTGGCTGGGCAAATCTCCTGCAAGGCTGAACTCACCGTCCACAAAG TGAGGAAGGAGGTGGAGCCCATGGAGGATGAGGGGTCCATtttgaggaagatgaggaggctGACGGATTACTACGATGTACACAAGGAGATAGGACG TGGGGCGTTCTCCTATGTGAAGAGGGTGTCTGAGAAGAAGGGGAAGGTGGAGTACGCGGCCAAGTTTGTGTCTGCAAGGGCCAAGAGGAAGGCCTTGGCCCTGAGAGAGATGAACCTTCTGTCAGAGCTGAACCACGAGAAAATCCTCTCCTTCCATGACGCCTTTGAGAAGAAGAACATGGTTGTCATCATCACTGAGCT ATGCCATGAGGAACTTCTGGACCGAATGACCAAGAAGACTACTGTCATGGAGTCCGAG ATCCGGTCCAGTATTCAGCAGGTGCTTGAAGGGGTCAGCTACCTTCACCAGAAAGACATTGCTCATCTTGACATCAAG CCTGAGAACATCCTCATGGCAGGCCGACACAGTGACAAGATCCGCATCTGTGACTTTGGCAATGCCGTCAAGCTGGGGACCAATGAAGCCCACTACTGCAAATATGGCACTCCGGAATTTGTTGCCCCGGAGATCGTTAACCAAACGCCGGTCTCCAAGGCAACAGACATCTG GCCTATTGGGGTTATCACTTACCTATG CCTGACTGGTGTGTCTCCTTTTGCTGGGGAGAACGACAGATGCACCGTCCTCAACATCAGGAACCAAAATGTGGCTTTTGAGGAGAGTATGTTTGCTGACCTCTGTAGAGAGGCCAAGGGATTCGTCATCAAACTGCTGGTGGCTGACAGACT GAGGCCTAACGCTACAGAGAGCCTTCGCCACCCGTGGTTCAAGACTTCAATAAAAGACAAGAGCATCAACACAGCGATCCTAAAACAGGTCTTATCTCGAAGACGTTGGCAG CGTTCCCTCATCAGCTACAAATCCAAGATGGTGATGCGCTCCATCCCTGAGCTTCTCAACGACTCGTCCAACCACATCTCTATCGCTGTGGCCCGTCACCTCAAAGAGGGCTCGCCcccaccctcctcatcctctgatTCAGACCAAGATGTGGACGAACTCCCCTTCATCCCCATGCCTCTATCTATGGTCTTCTCCGGCTCCAGGGTCTCCCTCAACGAGATACCAGGTGACGAGGACGTCACAGGACTGCCTTCCAGGGACAATGGGACAGTGGAAGGGGCGTGGTTAACCCGGCACAGGGAACAGCCCATAGAGGAGGTGGTGTCCAAAAAGGAGGTCAAGGAATTAGGAAGAAGCAGAGGAACGAGAAAAAGGGTAACAACCGAGGAAGATGGCGGGTCTTCGGAAGAGGAGAAGACTGCAGTGAAAACGAAGAGAGTCCCCATGAAGAAGGGCTCAAGTGTGGAGGAGGATGACACTCAGTTGAAGTCCCGGAGAGCGACAATGAGGAGGGGCAGTTCAGCTGACTCGGCCCTGCTTCTACACATTGAGCCAGAGGAGGGGGCCGTGGAGGAGGGCAAGGAAGACAACGGCAAAAAAAGCCTTAAAAAGGCCGTTTCCATGGAGCTACCAAATCGGAGCCCTAGCCCTGGGGCGGCTAAGATGAGCCAGGAGGACTATGCCCTCAAACTGGAGCTGATGAGACAGAGGTTGCTGAGGGGAGGCAACAGCAAAAGTGGCCTGCGAGGTCCCCTGCTGGAGACCCTAGGAATGGACGACGAGAGGCGAACCTCGTCCCTGGACCGAAACTTGAGGAGATCCAGGGTGGGGGCGCCAGAGCGGTCGCTGGCCAGAGCAGCATCTACCGAAAGTGCAGTGGAGGACACATCCAAATCCAAAATGGTCCAGAAGAGTTCCTCTTTCAGTCAGGGAGACTCGGAGCCCATTCCCCTACACCGGCAGTTTGGAGCCCCCTTAGAGATCCCCACTAGCACATCTAGCCACagcactgagaggagagagagtgctgAAAGGACCCAGGGCATTGAGAGGAACTCACAGGGGAAAGACCTCCAGGAGGCCACTTCCATATCAGCAATTACGGAACAGACCAGGCTGGATTCCAGACCTTACTCTCATGGGCCCTCCTCCTCCATACAGCCCACCTTAGCCAAAGAGGACCAACGAGCGAGGGAAAAGCCAGAGGAGAAGATGAAGAGCAAGTCTGAGGAGACTTCtgaaagagatgaagagatggagagaaggaccaAAGCACAGGAGAGGGTTGATAGACACGAGTCGAAGAGGGAGATTTCCCAGGGCAGGTCTCCTACTGTGTTAGCTCCTGTGATCgtcatagaggaggaggatactGAGGAAGATGAACAGAAAGATAAGCAGGAGATAGAGTTAAAGAAAGAAGAGGTGAAAGCAAAAGGTTGTGATTCTCCAAGGGTTACGCCTACAGGAAAAACGTCTGCGTATGCCAACGTGATGCAAACTATTGTAGTACCATCTGGAAAACCTGACAGCAGCCAGAGATCTCAATCTACACCTAGCCCCACATTTCCTGAACACCCTGCCGTCTTCGCTAAGGTGGCCACCGAACGCCCAACAAGCCCAACCATCTCGACTAGCTCGTCTACGGTCCCAGTCCGCCCCACTACCTCACGCCAACCTACCACGCCCCTCAGAACAGATATCAAGGACATCGACTCGGAGGAAGTCTTTGAATCCAGGTTCAAGAAGCGTGAGTCATCCCTTACCCGTGGGCTCCGGAGACTTACCAGGACCAAATCAGAAGAGAAGTCCCCGACCCTTCCCCGTAAGACAGGCGAGGGTGAGGAGGTATACCGGCCGGGGCGTCTTGGGGCTCCGCTGGAGATGGTGCCCCAAGGATTGCAGGAGAAGTCCAAGTCCGTCCAGGActtgagggaggtggagagagacacaggctCCCTGGGCATCATTGGACGGTTTTCCATGCGCACCAAGAGGACCCCATCCATAGATAAAAAGGAGGAGAAGTCAAAGGAGACTGAGCCTGCGGCCAGTAAGCGCAGGGTGTCCTGGGCCATAGGCCGCAGTAAGAGTCTGGACACGACAGACCTGGACAATATAGAGGCTCGGAGAGAGCAGGAGGTGAGAGAACGCAAAAAGATGGAGGAGTCGTCTGTCTTCGCCATGCGGCGGAAGTTCGAGAACAAAGTAGCGGGTATCTCAGCCAGTTTGAGGAGCAAgtcagaggaaaggaaggaggagaaagaggccAAGCGACGCGTGGAGGAAGAGAAAAGTCGGAAATATGCAGAAGAAAAGGATTTTAAGAAGGTCAGCGATTCCCCCATCTTGGCGATGAGAAAGAAGTTTGAGAACAAGGTGGCAGGAATTTCTGGGAAAGTCCGAAGCCAGTCAGAGGATAGAAAAGAGACGGAGGAAGAGAAGCCAGAGGGAAAGAAAACTCCACTGTTTTCCCGTCATCGACATTCCCAGTCCGAGGGAAGAGGTCTCAAAGAGATGGGGATCCCAGAGAATCAGCTAGCCAAACAGACAAACAAAGAATCCAAAGTGTCCAAGGAATCCATTGGGTCTGCATCAAGCCTTCATTCCGAAAAGTCAAAAAGTCAAAAGTCGCTCA CTCCAGAGACTGACAGGCGGTCGCGGTGGGACAGGTGGGGTCTGGGCAGGAGCAGGAAGGATAAGACCCCCTCTCAGACTGACCTCCCCTCAGCCAAAGATGAGGGGTCATCAGGCAGCCTGCAGTACTCCCGCACTTCCTCTA ACTTCCCTCCTGTGTTCCTCATCAAGCTGAGGGACCACGTCTTACTGGAGGGTGACCCTGTCACTCTTAGCTGCCTCCCGGCTGGCAGCCCCCACCCACAAATCAGCTGGACTAAAG ATAAGAGACCACTGGAGATGGACGACAGGATGAGTCTGATCTCCTGTCCAGACGGCAGGCAGCTCGTTACGATCATGAAGACCAGCAGGAGGGACGCAGGGCTCTATGAGTGTGTGGCCAGTAACCCCTTAGCCAGCGTCACCAGCTCCTGCACACTGTCCCTGGCCT GTGTCCCCAAAAGGCCAGGCACCCCGGAGGTTCCCCAGACGTACAACAACACAGCCCTGGTGCTATGGAAACCAGCTGACACCAAGCCCCCCTGTAGCTACTCTCTGGAGAGGAAGACAGAAG GTGATGCCAACTGGCTGATCATAGCGACTGGAGTGGCTGACTGTTACTACAACGTCACAGACCTGCCACCAGGGGGCGCCTTTAGGTTCAGAGTGGCCTGCGTCAACAAGGCAGGACAGGGACCCTACAGCAACACATCGGACAAAGTCAGCCTGGACTCAACAG TAGGCGTGTCCTCTCCAGCAGTGGCCATTGTGAAGACAatctcctcacctccctcccaccctgcccCAGCAGCTACCACCTTAGTGACTGTTATCCCAAAGGTCAAACCAGCAGTAATGCAACCTCCTGGTAAAACGGtgtccactgtctctccctcttcacccTCCCTTACACAGACGTCTCTAACCTTCCCTGCTCCCACcgcagctctctctccctctacacctTCGGCCCCCGCCAGCCCTGCCATCACAACCCCTCCAACTGAACCCCTGACGGtcacccctaccacccctccaacTCTCCCCTCCCCGCCTGTAGTCAAACCTCCTCCCTTCGTCCTCCCCAAACCCCAGAGTCCTGTCAACGTGGTCCCACCCATGACCCAAACCCcgcccatctctccccctctccctctcgttACACCTCCTTCCACCCCCACCAAGCCCGTCATGGCATCCGTTCCTACCTACGCCACTGCCCGTATGGCCCCCAGCCTCCTCCCggccccctccttctccccccaagTGCTCCAGGTCAGCAGTCTGAGCCCAATAGGGGAGGGGCAGGGCACCCCTGTTCGAGGGACCCCCAGGGACCGCACCACACTCAAGCCGGGTGAGACAGCTCTACGACAGGGAGTCCCACAGAAGCCCTACACCTTCCTGGATGAGAAAGCCAG AGGGCGGTTCGGTGTGGTCCGGGAGTGTCGAGAGAACGCCACAGGACACGTCTTCATGGCTAAGATCATTCCGTACGACCAGGAGACTAAGAAGTCCATCCTGCAGGAGTATGAGATCCTCAAGTCTCTCCACAACGACAAGGTCATGACCCTCCACGAGGCCTACGTCACCCCACGTTACCTGGTGCTGGTGGCTGAGTACTGCACTGGCAAGGAGCTGCTCCACagccttatagacag GTTCCGTTACTCGGAGGATGACGTGGTGTGTTACCTGgttcagctccttcagggtttgGAGTACCTCCACAACAGACGCGTCCTCCATCTAGACATCAAGCCTGACAACGTCATGGTCACCAACCTCAATGTCATCAAGATCGTAGACTTTGGCAGCGCGCAGAACttcaaccctctctccctcaaacAATACAACAGCGGCCTGGGCACACTGGAGTATATGT CTCCGGAGATGGTGAAAGGTGATGTGGTCGGCCCTCCAGCTGACATCTGGAGCCTGGGGGTTCTAACCTACGTCAT GCTTAGCGGTAGGCTGCCCTTTCAGGACAAAGACCCACAGCAGACTGAGACCAAAATCCAGATTGCCAAGTTTGACCCGACCAAGCTCTACCCCAACGTGTCCCAAAGTGCCTCGATGTTCCTCAAGAAGATGCTGAGTAGCTATGCCTG GGCCCGTCTGAGCACCAAGGACTGTTTCACCCACGCATGGCTGCAGGACTCGTACCTGATGAAGCTGAGGAGACAGACGCTCACCTTCACCACTACCAAGCTGAAAGAGTTCCTGGGGGAGCACCATCGACGTCGCACCGAGGTCGCCACCAAACACAGGGTCCTCCTACGCTCCTACTCCAGCTCAGCTTCTTCAACCACATCGACCACACCAAACCTACCTAAGTGA